The following coding sequences are from one Frigoribacterium sp. Leaf415 window:
- a CDS encoding polyprenyl synthetase family protein, which translates to MNAGAPPAQRNSLGRSLGLGEKLFATPTERRFVAAVDDGLELVEEGLLREIAFADDIADATTRYLLAAGGKRVRPTLTLLIAQLGDGATPGIVASAQATEITHLASLYHDDVMDEAQMRRGVPSAQTVWGNNVAILAGDLLFARASTIVSGLGQEAILLQAETFERLCLGQLHETVGPREGDDPIAHYIDVLADKTGSLISTAARAGVMFSGAPREYLAPVAEFGEKIGIAFQLIDDVIDLSDQPAETGKKAGTDLRAGVVTLPVLYLRQLAQTDLEASSLLSEIDRIVDATRAAAHRSGVEPTAEGGSSAPLADATAHLDDEFADLVRRVREHEVTERTRVEAHRWAREALDALAALPDGPVKKALTRFADRVVERSA; encoded by the coding sequence GTGAACGCCGGCGCTCCTCCGGCGCAGCGCAACTCGCTGGGTCGATCGCTCGGTCTCGGCGAGAAGCTGTTCGCCACGCCGACCGAGCGTCGCTTCGTGGCCGCGGTCGACGACGGGCTCGAACTCGTCGAAGAGGGGTTGCTGCGCGAGATCGCCTTCGCCGACGACATCGCCGACGCCACGACGCGATACCTGCTCGCCGCCGGCGGCAAGCGCGTCCGACCGACCCTCACACTGCTCATCGCCCAGCTGGGCGACGGCGCGACGCCGGGCATCGTCGCCTCGGCGCAGGCCACCGAGATCACCCACCTCGCCTCGCTCTACCACGACGACGTCATGGACGAGGCGCAGATGCGTCGCGGCGTCCCCAGCGCCCAGACCGTGTGGGGCAACAACGTCGCGATCCTTGCCGGCGACCTGCTGTTCGCTCGAGCCAGCACGATCGTGTCGGGCCTCGGCCAAGAGGCCATCCTGCTGCAGGCCGAGACCTTCGAGCGCCTGTGCCTCGGGCAGCTGCACGAGACGGTCGGCCCTCGCGAGGGCGACGACCCGATCGCCCACTACATCGACGTGCTCGCCGACAAGACGGGGTCGCTCATCTCGACCGCCGCGCGTGCCGGCGTCATGTTCAGCGGGGCACCGCGCGAATACCTCGCACCCGTCGCCGAGTTCGGCGAGAAGATCGGCATCGCCTTCCAACTGATCGACGACGTCATCGACCTGTCCGACCAGCCCGCCGAGACCGGCAAGAAGGCCGGCACCGACCTGCGGGCGGGCGTCGTCACGCTCCCGGTGCTGTACCTGCGTCAGCTGGCGCAGACCGATCTCGAGGCGTCGTCCCTGTTGTCCGAGATCGACCGCATCGTCGACGCCACGCGTGCGGCGGCGCACCGGTCGGGCGTCGAGCCGACCGCCGAGGGCGGCTCGTCGGCACCGCTCGCCGACGCGACGGCCCACCTCGACGACGAGTTCGCCGACCTGGTCCGACGGGTCCGCGAGCACGAGGTCACCGAACGCACCCGGGTCGAGGCCCACCGCTGGGCCCGAGAGGCCCTCGACGCCCTGGCGGCGCTGCCCGACGGGCCCGTCAAGAAGGCGCTCACCCGCTTCGCCGATCGCGTGGTCGAGCGCTCCGCCTGA
- a CDS encoding YajQ family cyclic di-GMP-binding protein, which yields MADSSFDVVSKVDKMEADNALHQAQKEIEQRYDFKGVGASVDWSGEKLLLKAGTEERVKAVLDVLESKFIKRSISLKHLDVGEPFASGKEYRIEASLKQGIEQDAAKKIGKIIRDEAPKSVKSQIQGDELRVQSKSRDDLQATMALLKKADLDVDLQFVNFR from the coding sequence ATGGCAGACAGTTCCTTCGACGTGGTCAGCAAGGTCGACAAGATGGAGGCCGACAACGCCCTCCACCAGGCCCAGAAAGAGATCGAGCAGCGGTACGACTTCAAGGGCGTCGGCGCCTCGGTCGACTGGAGCGGCGAGAAGCTGCTGCTGAAGGCCGGCACCGAAGAACGCGTCAAGGCCGTGCTCGACGTGCTCGAGTCGAAGTTCATCAAGCGCAGCATCAGCCTCAAGCACCTCGACGTCGGCGAGCCCTTCGCCAGCGGCAAGGAGTACCGCATCGAGGCGTCCCTCAAGCAGGGCATCGAGCAGGACGCCGCGAAGAAGATCGGCAAGATCATCCGCGACGAGGCCCCCAAGAGCGTGAAGAGCCAGATCCAGGGCGACGAGCTGCGCGTGCAGTCCAAGAGTCGAGACGACCTCCAGGCCACCATGGCGCTGTTGAAGAAGGCCGACCTCGACGTCGACCTGCAGTTCGTCAACTTCCGCTAG
- the cls gene encoding cardiolipin synthase, translating into MVEPAWVAPTIAVLGIVLDIAIRVFAIVYVPINRRPQTATAWLLAIFLIPYVGFVLFLLIGSTKLPARRREKQSEINKYIIETTEGMERVKRDHPWPAWLDSVVELNRTLGAMPLVGGNTGEMHTDYDESMAAMVEAVDGAHRYVHAEFYITSLDRTTEPFFLALENARRRGVTVRVLMDHIASRGYPGYRKARRRLDAMGVQWQLMLPVLPLRGKYQRPDLRNHRKLLVIDGRVAFTGSQNMVDKSYQKRKNKRRGLEWKDFMVRFEGPIVAGINALFVTDWYSETDELLLRETDPVHTADRLETIDCQVVPSGPGFDGENNLRLFNSLLYSAQERIIITSPYFVPDESMLYAVTTAAQRGLEVQLFVSEIGDQPVVYHAQRSYYEALLRSGVRIFLYRSPTVLHAKHFSIDDEVAVIGSSNMDMRSFSLNLEISVMVRGREFVDRLREVEQTYRDSSRELFLDDWLVRPFRSKVLDNVARLTSAVQ; encoded by the coding sequence ATGGTCGAACCCGCCTGGGTGGCGCCGACGATCGCCGTGCTGGGCATCGTGCTCGACATCGCGATCAGGGTCTTCGCGATCGTCTACGTGCCGATCAACCGGCGGCCGCAGACGGCCACCGCGTGGTTGCTCGCGATTTTCCTGATCCCGTACGTCGGGTTCGTCCTGTTCCTGTTGATCGGCAGCACGAAGTTGCCCGCGCGGCGTCGTGAGAAGCAGAGCGAGATCAACAAGTACATCATCGAGACGACCGAGGGCATGGAGCGCGTCAAGCGCGACCACCCGTGGCCGGCCTGGCTCGACTCCGTGGTCGAACTCAACCGCACGCTCGGGGCCATGCCCCTGGTCGGCGGCAACACCGGTGAGATGCACACCGACTACGACGAGTCCATGGCGGCCATGGTCGAGGCCGTCGACGGGGCGCACCGCTACGTCCACGCCGAGTTCTACATCACGAGCCTCGACCGCACGACCGAGCCGTTCTTCCTCGCACTCGAGAACGCCCGTCGACGGGGCGTCACGGTCCGCGTGCTGATGGACCACATCGCCAGTCGCGGGTACCCGGGCTACCGCAAGGCGCGAAGACGGCTGGACGCGATGGGCGTGCAGTGGCAGCTCATGCTGCCCGTGCTGCCGTTGCGGGGCAAGTACCAACGGCCCGATCTGCGCAACCACCGCAAGCTGCTCGTGATCGACGGTCGCGTGGCCTTCACGGGCTCGCAGAACATGGTCGACAAGAGCTACCAGAAGCGCAAGAACAAGCGACGCGGCCTCGAGTGGAAAGACTTCATGGTCCGCTTCGAGGGCCCCATCGTCGCCGGCATCAACGCCTTGTTCGTCACCGACTGGTACAGCGAGACCGACGAGTTGCTGCTCCGCGAGACCGACCCCGTGCACACGGCCGACCGGCTCGAGACCATCGACTGCCAGGTGGTGCCGAGCGGGCCGGGTTTCGACGGCGAGAACAACCTGCGGCTCTTCAACTCGCTGCTCTACAGCGCGCAGGAGCGCATCATCATCACCAGCCCCTACTTCGTGCCCGACGAGTCGATGCTCTACGCCGTCACGACGGCGGCCCAGCGGGGGCTCGAGGTGCAGCTCTTCGTCAGCGAGATCGGCGACCAGCCTGTGGTCTACCACGCGCAACGCTCCTACTACGAGGCCCTGCTGCGGTCGGGGGTCCGCATCTTCCTCTATCGCTCGCCGACGGTGTTGCACGCCAAGCACTTCTCGATCGACGACGAGGTCGCCGTCATCGGCTCGAGCAACATGGACATGCGGTCCTTCAGCCTCAACCTCGAGATCTCGGTCATGGTGCGCGGACGCGAGTTCGTCGACCGGCTGCGCGAGGTCGAGCAGACGTACCGCGACTCGAGCCGCGAACTGTTCCTCGACGACTGGCTCGTGCGCCCCTTCCGCTCGAAGGTCCTCGACAACGTCGCCCGCCTCACCTCCGCCGTCCAGTAG
- a CDS encoding FAD-dependent oxidoreductase, giving the protein MTTLRLAIVGAGPAGIYAADILAKAEKAFDVSIDLFEQLPAPYGLVRYGVAPDHPRIKGIVNALRDVLDSGDIRVFGNVRYGVDIGLDDLRKHYNAVIFSTGAIKDADLDIPGIDLEGSYGAADFVSWFDGHPDFPRTWPLDATSVAVVGVGNVALDVSRILAKHADDLLPTEIPDNVYAGLKQSSITDVHVFGRRGPAQVKFTPLELRELGEVRDVDMIVYDEDFDHDEASKTAIATNKQVFVIDKVLNQWRQREVGTASRRLHLHFYAKPVEVVGDADGRVAAFRYERTRPDGQGGVEGTGELRDVPIQAIYRAVGYFGSPLDGIPFDERRGVIPNHEGQVMGDDNQIVPGVYATGWIKRGPVGLIGHTKSDAMETVKHLINDQASWWQPVDPSDEAIPALLEQRGVEYTDLEGWHRLDEHEIALGGAHEHERARVKVVERDEMVRVSRAVEAESTPA; this is encoded by the coding sequence GTGACCACCTTGCGACTGGCCATCGTCGGCGCCGGACCGGCCGGCATCTACGCCGCCGACATCCTCGCGAAGGCCGAGAAGGCCTTCGACGTCTCGATCGACCTCTTCGAGCAGCTGCCGGCCCCCTACGGTCTCGTGCGCTACGGCGTGGCCCCCGACCACCCCCGCATCAAGGGCATCGTCAACGCCCTGCGCGACGTGCTCGACAGCGGTGACATCCGGGTCTTCGGCAACGTCCGCTACGGCGTCGACATCGGGCTCGACGACCTGCGCAAGCACTACAACGCCGTCATCTTCTCGACCGGTGCCATCAAGGACGCCGACCTCGACATCCCCGGCATCGATCTCGAGGGCAGCTACGGCGCCGCCGACTTCGTCAGCTGGTTCGACGGCCACCCCGACTTCCCCCGCACCTGGCCGCTCGACGCGACGTCGGTCGCCGTCGTCGGCGTCGGCAACGTCGCCCTCGACGTGTCGCGCATCCTGGCGAAGCACGCCGACGACCTGCTGCCCACCGAGATCCCCGACAACGTCTACGCGGGCCTCAAGCAGTCGTCGATCACCGACGTGCACGTCTTCGGTCGCCGAGGTCCCGCACAGGTCAAGTTCACGCCGCTCGAGCTGCGCGAGCTCGGCGAGGTGCGCGACGTCGACATGATCGTCTACGACGAGGACTTCGACCACGACGAGGCGTCGAAGACGGCCATCGCGACCAACAAACAGGTCTTCGTCATCGACAAGGTGCTGAACCAGTGGCGGCAGCGCGAGGTCGGCACGGCGTCGCGTCGCCTGCACCTGCACTTCTACGCCAAGCCCGTCGAGGTCGTCGGCGACGCCGACGGACGTGTCGCGGCCTTCCGGTACGAGCGCACCCGGCCCGACGGTCAGGGCGGCGTCGAGGGCACCGGCGAGCTCCGCGACGTGCCGATCCAGGCCATCTACCGCGCGGTCGGCTACTTCGGCTCGCCCCTCGACGGCATCCCGTTCGACGAGCGTCGCGGAGTGATCCCGAACCACGAGGGTCAGGTGATGGGCGACGACAACCAGATCGTCCCCGGCGTCTACGCCACCGGGTGGATCAAGCGCGGCCCCGTCGGTCTCATCGGGCACACGAAGTCCGACGCGATGGAGACCGTCAAGCACCTCATCAACGACCAGGCCAGCTGGTGGCAGCCGGTCGACCCGTCCGACGAGGCCATCCCGGCCCTGCTCGAGCAGCGCGGCGTCGAGTACACCGACCTCGAGGGCTGGCACCGGCTCGACGAGCACGAGATCGCCCTCGGCGGGGCCCACGAGCACGAGCGAGCCCGAGTCAAGGTCGTGGAGCGCGACGAGATGGTGCGCGTCTCGCGCGCCGTCGAAGCGGAGTCGACGCCGGCCTGA
- a CDS encoding type IV toxin-antitoxin system AbiEi family antitoxin domain-containing protein, whose protein sequence is MTAIVPATVRRLGSVAHRRQLFAAGLSRRQVESSWAAGEIVRIRHGLYGLVDLPTDVVRAARVGGALSGASSLAHRGAWVPPSPRLVVSVPHNARDLRDPDDAGERLDPERSDVLVLRDLSRFDRRTERLMASPSRAAAQAFLHEPAEHAAAIVDSALRLAPMQRPDLDEVSRLLATRRSAQGLVTMIDPRAESGTESMARLLLARDGIHAEPQVWVDDHTRVDLLIDGWFVLECVSKEHHSSPAHYNRDRERIVHITGLGFVVLEVTYPQVLFDWHAVRQAVRMTLGR, encoded by the coding sequence ATGACCGCCATCGTCCCCGCCACCGTGAGACGGCTCGGCTCCGTCGCCCACCGTCGTCAACTGTTTGCCGCCGGCCTGTCCCGGCGCCAGGTGGAGTCGTCGTGGGCCGCCGGTGAGATCGTCCGCATCCGGCACGGACTCTACGGACTCGTCGATCTGCCGACCGACGTCGTCCGGGCGGCGCGGGTAGGAGGCGCGCTGTCGGGAGCCTCGTCGCTCGCGCATCGAGGCGCTTGGGTTCCCCCGAGTCCACGCCTGGTCGTCTCCGTTCCGCACAACGCCCGCGATCTCCGGGACCCGGACGACGCCGGGGAACGGCTCGACCCGGAGCGATCCGACGTGCTCGTCCTTCGTGACCTGTCGCGGTTCGATCGCCGCACGGAACGACTGATGGCGTCCCCGAGCAGGGCGGCGGCCCAGGCGTTCCTCCACGAACCAGCTGAGCACGCGGCAGCCATCGTCGACTCCGCCCTCCGGCTGGCCCCGATGCAGCGGCCCGACCTCGACGAGGTCTCACGCCTCTTGGCGACACGACGCTCAGCTCAGGGACTCGTGACCATGATCGACCCGAGGGCCGAGTCCGGGACCGAGTCCATGGCGCGCCTCCTTCTCGCACGTGACGGCATCCACGCCGAGCCTCAGGTGTGGGTCGACGATCACACCCGCGTCGATCTGCTGATCGACGGCTGGTTCGTGCTCGAATGCGTGAGCAAGGAACACCATTCCTCGCCTGCTCATTACAACCGAGACCGTGAACGGATCGTCCACATCACCGGCCTCGGCTTCGTCGTCCTCGAGGTCACGTACCCGCAGGTGCTGTTCGACTGGCATGCGGTTCGCCAGGCCGTCCGGATGACCCTGGGGCGTTAG
- the ubiE gene encoding bifunctional demethylmenaquinone methyltransferase/2-methoxy-6-polyprenyl-1,4-benzoquinol methylase UbiE: MTKADMNKQPDEVASMFDGVARHYDRTNDVLSAGNAVLWRIATVKAIGAGPADKVLDIAAGTGTSSAAIAQRGAEVVALDFSEGMVEVGRERHPELEFVEGNAESLPFDDDTFDAVTISFGLRNVNRPKVALAEMNRVLKPGGRLVVCEFSTPPFGLLRAAYRAYLRYGMPLVAKLTSSNGPAYSYLAESIEQWPEQQVLSQWIRGAGFTRVAHRDLSFGIVALHRGRKPASGAARASSRSKRATS; the protein is encoded by the coding sequence GTGACCAAGGCCGACATGAACAAGCAACCCGACGAGGTCGCCTCGATGTTCGACGGCGTCGCGCGCCATTACGACCGCACGAACGACGTGCTCTCGGCGGGCAACGCCGTCCTGTGGCGCATCGCCACCGTCAAGGCGATCGGCGCCGGTCCGGCCGACAAGGTCCTCGACATCGCGGCGGGCACGGGCACCAGTTCGGCGGCCATCGCGCAGCGGGGTGCCGAGGTCGTCGCCCTCGACTTCTCCGAGGGCATGGTCGAGGTCGGCCGCGAACGCCACCCCGAGCTCGAGTTCGTCGAGGGCAACGCCGAGTCGCTGCCCTTCGACGACGACACCTTCGACGCCGTCACCATCTCGTTCGGGCTGCGCAACGTCAACCGGCCCAAGGTCGCACTCGCCGAGATGAACCGCGTGCTCAAGCCCGGCGGCCGCCTCGTCGTCTGCGAGTTCTCCACCCCGCCGTTCGGTCTGCTGCGTGCCGCGTACCGTGCCTACCTCCGGTACGGCATGCCCCTCGTCGCCAAGCTCACGAGCAGCAACGGTCCGGCCTACTCGTACCTCGCCGAGTCCATCGAGCAGTGGCCCGAGCAGCAGGTCCTCAGCCAGTGGATCCGCGGTGCCGGGTTCACCCGCGTAGCCCACCGCGACCTCAGCTTCGGCATCGTCGCCCTGCACCGCGGTCGCAAGCCGGCGTCGGGTGCCGCGCGCGCCTCCTCGCGGTCGAAGCGGGCCACGTCGTGA